A region from the Armatimonadota bacterium genome encodes:
- a CDS encoding FmdB family zinc ribbon protein: MPTYVYRCKKCGHQFEIVQKMKDKPLTECPKCKGEIARLLFPVGIVFKGPGFHVNDYPSPGARATTTAGMSKSKPSPKTDKETTTAAKG, translated from the coding sequence ATGCCTACGTACGTCTATCGGTGCAAAAAGTGCGGGCACCAGTTTGAAATAGTTCAAAAAATGAAGGACAAGCCGCTTACGGAATGCCCCAAGTGTAAAGGAGAGATCGCAAGGCTCCTTTTCCCGGTTGGAATAGTTTTCAAAGGTCCCGGATTTCACGTAAATGATTATCCCAGTCCGGGCGCACGGGCGACCACTACTGCCGGCATGAGCAAGAGCAAACCCTCCCCCAAAACCGATAAGGAAACTACGACTGCGGCCAAGGGTTAA
- a CDS encoding CarD family transcriptional regulator, giving the protein MDIGDTVLHPRYGVGTIDAIERREQDGECREYYVIPKPSICSTIFVPVDSADELGLRPVSTPDKLEEALHILSGDEDVPKSDGLRNLTWGDPLALAGAIRRGVTEPKSRYPKVSEQHQLKRAKKLLAEEVSVVLGMTEESVIAIIDDPSVHPVGAAH; this is encoded by the coding sequence ATGGATATCGGTGATACAGTCTTACACCCTAGATATGGCGTAGGAACCATAGACGCCATCGAACGTCGCGAGCAGGACGGTGAATGCCGCGAGTACTACGTGATCCCCAAGCCATCTATATGCTCCACTATTTTCGTCCCTGTCGATTCTGCGGATGAACTCGGACTTCGTCCGGTTTCAACTCCGGACAAGCTCGAAGAGGCTCTTCACATTCTCTCGGGTGATGAAGATGTGCCCAAAAGTGACGGCCTGCGGAATCTTACCTGGGGTGATCCTCTTGCTCTTGCGGGCGCAATCCGCCGGGGGGTCACAGAGCCGAAATCTCGTTACCCAAAAGTCAGCGAACAGCACCAGCTCAAGAGAGCAAAGAAGCTGCTTGCCGAAGAGGTGTCGGTGGTCCTTGGTATGACGGAAGAGAGCGTGATTGCAATAATAGACGATCCTTCCGTGCACCCGGTGGGTGCTGCCCACTAA
- a CDS encoding 2-hydroxyacyl-CoA dehydratase encodes MKKIGITSTIPVEVVYAAGCVPVDLNNIFITSENASAMVAEAEYDGYPRNACGWIKGIYSAAKKTDIDALIAVVEGDCSQTQAMVETLEMAGIDIIPFAYPYGRDRDLLRMNIGKLIDRLATTWEASLAWKARLDRIRQKVAQLDETTWRTGAISSFENHYYQINCSDFMGNPDAFEADVDKRLADVDSQPITHNSQLKLGFIGIPPIFTDFYQYVESLGVRIVFNEVVRQFSMPFETTDLVEQYTLYTYPYDVFGRIEDINREIKRRNLTGLIHYTQSFCFRQIQDLIIRSRIDVPILTIEGDSPTKLDARTKVRIESFVEMLS; translated from the coding sequence ATGAAAAAAATAGGAATTACATCAACCATACCCGTTGAAGTTGTCTATGCGGCGGGCTGCGTGCCGGTAGACCTAAACAACATTTTTATAACCTCCGAAAATGCTTCCGCGATGGTAGCAGAGGCAGAGTATGACGGGTATCCCCGGAACGCGTGCGGATGGATCAAAGGGATCTATTCGGCTGCAAAGAAAACAGATATTGACGCGCTGATTGCAGTCGTCGAAGGCGATTGCTCACAGACACAGGCGATGGTCGAGACTCTGGAGATGGCCGGAATCGATATTATACCGTTCGCTTATCCATATGGGCGCGACCGCGACCTGCTGCGCATGAATATCGGCAAACTCATCGACCGGTTGGCAACGACTTGGGAGGCCTCTCTAGCATGGAAAGCGCGTCTCGACAGGATCCGGCAAAAAGTAGCCCAACTCGACGAGACCACCTGGCGCACCGGAGCCATATCTTCGTTCGAAAACCACTACTACCAGATCAACTGCAGCGATTTTATGGGTAACCCTGATGCATTTGAAGCGGATGTCGACAAACGTCTCGCCGATGTCGACTCACAACCCATAACCCATAACTCACAACTCAAGCTTGGTTTTATCGGCATCCCACCTATCTTTACAGACTTTTACCAATACGTCGAGAGCCTGGGGGTGCGAATAGTGTTTAATGAGGTTGTACGGCAGTTTTCGATGCCGTTTGAGACGACGGACCTAGTGGAGCAGTATACCCTGTATACCTACCCATATGATGTATTCGGCAGGATAGAAGATATAAATCGTGAAATAAAGAGGCGCAATCTAACAGGGCTGATCCATTACACCCAGAGTTTTTGTTTCAGGCAGATTCAGGACTTGATCATTCGCAGCCGAATAGACGTTCCGATCCTGACGATCGAAGGCGATTCCCCTACAAAACTGGATGCGCGGACAAAGGTTAGAATTGAAAGCTTCGTCGAGATGCTGAGCTGA
- a CDS encoding 7-carboxy-7-deazaguanine synthase QueE: MAKQHDPAKPLQNLITKTRNYENMKFDFRASQLSCFRDRNLSGWVCEIFASIQGEGIYCGQRQTFVRLAGCNLSCNYCDTKGSRDQKPAAARIELGAGNQKFDEMPNPVDTETVIAACHRLESKVIALTGGEPLVQADFLARLMPDIKSAGMITYLETNGTLPDALARVIEHTDIAAMDIKLPSASGVPGLWEAHKQFLEVAAQKEVFVKAVVAPVTPDEEICRCAEIIASVDRKIPLVIQPVSGAGFSAISLIHMQDIAMDALSDVRVIPQCHKMLDMP; encoded by the coding sequence ATGGCTAAGCAACATGACCCAGCAAAACCACTGCAGAATTTAATCACGAAAACACGAAATTACGAAAACATGAAATTCGATTTTCGTGCTTCCCAGCTTTCGTGCTTTCGTGATAGAAATCTTTCCGGCTGGGTGTGCGAGATATTTGCGTCTATCCAGGGCGAAGGTATTTATTGCGGTCAGAGGCAGACATTTGTCAGGCTTGCCGGATGCAACCTCTCATGTAATTACTGCGACACCAAAGGCTCACGCGATCAAAAACCCGCAGCAGCCCGAATTGAACTCGGAGCAGGCAATCAGAAATTTGACGAAATGCCGAATCCTGTCGATACCGAAACGGTGATCGCGGCATGCCACAGGCTCGAATCGAAAGTAATTGCGCTTACGGGCGGCGAGCCTCTCGTTCAGGCTGATTTTCTGGCTCGACTTATGCCTGATATCAAGAGCGCTGGGATGATCACATATCTCGAGACCAACGGCACTCTGCCGGATGCATTAGCTCGTGTTATAGAACACACGGATATCGCAGCAATGGATATAAAACTTCCGAGTGCCAGCGGTGTTCCCGGCCTGTGGGAAGCGCATAAGCAGTTTCTTGAAGTCGCTGCGCAAAAAGAAGTGTTTGTAAAGGCTGTAGTTGCGCCCGTCACTCCTGATGAAGAGATTTGCAGGTGCGCAGAGATAATAGCTTCAGTCGACCGCAAGATACCTCTTGTGATCCAGCCCGTCAGCGGCGCAGGCTTCAGTGCGATATCTCTTATTCATATGCAGGATATCGCAATGGATGCGCTGAGTGACGTTCGTGTAATCCCGCAGTGCCATAAAATGCTCGATATGCCATGA
- the queD gene encoding 6-carboxytetrahydropterin synthase QueD: protein MYEITIEDSFDAAHRIPNYPGNCSRLHGHTYKVQVCFRVKSLDSLGMAIDFRRAKQILGAALDYMDHHYINELPEFSDQNPTAENIARFIYDRVRTEAASVHSVSVWETPSSCATYYREDE from the coding sequence ATGTATGAGATTACCATAGAAGATAGTTTCGACGCAGCTCATCGAATTCCCAATTATCCGGGAAATTGCAGCAGGCTCCACGGCCACACATATAAAGTGCAGGTGTGCTTTCGCGTGAAGTCGCTGGACTCGCTGGGTATGGCTATCGACTTCCGCAGAGCCAAGCAAATACTCGGCGCTGCGCTAGATTACATGGACCACCATTATATAAACGAATTGCCGGAGTTTTCGGATCAAAATCCGACCGCTGAAAATATAGCCCGGTTTATCTATGATCGCGTGCGCACTGAAGCCGCGTCTGTTCACAGCGTAAGCGTCTGGGAGACTCCATCGTCCTGCGCTACTTATTATCGCGAGGATGAATAG
- a CDS encoding penicillin-binding protein 1A gives MKSASTRRTESTRGKRSKLRSIVTLLQVMILLGVSASVGIALGLFINLSNALPKVGDFEAPEATIIYSSDNVILGRIYREDRTNVPLNDIPKNLRTATVAIEDKRFYHHSGIDMKGVARAIWQNVRGQRLAQGGSTITQQLARNVYLTQRKSLNRKVQEAVLAILMERNFTKSKILELYLNQVYYGSGAFGVQAASRVYFGKDVGRLDLSQCAMLAGMPQKPSGYSPHEDIEAAVGRRNVVLDAMAEQGYITPEQRDEAKAERLHVVRRTKGRNTYKAPHFVDYVTRQLREKYGDDVLFKGGLRVYTTLNYKMQEIAEDALRNGVRRHERLRHVSEGCFIAIEPATGYVRAMVGSVDPASQYNRCVQAKRQPGSAFKAFVYTAALAAGMKPSDRILDAPVSYPNGTGGTWRPKNYDNRYHGWVTMESAVARSINIPAIKVAEKVGINNVIKYAQLMGITAPLDPYLSTAIGGIGGLRPIEIASAYGTFANKGIHVEPCSVIRVTNSRGEILQDYAPEGNRVISERVNSDMDKMLRAVVTRSGGTGYAVRSIHDARGKTGTTNDDRDAWFIGYVPGKLVAACWVGNDNNAPMRSAFGGIVCAPIWKEFMSQSLPIFDKIHRDEKQATNRVKISDTPKDTPRREQPADDTRKDETPSEKQTPDVTETDSDVVTVRLCDESQMLATRYCPATHTEKMLRGTEPTSYCTIHSRAPHAENTQRHTERTNTSSSTQYVTVLICKDTGLLATRNCPSERKRLPIDEVPTQVCTAHGRTRE, from the coding sequence ATGAAATCCGCGTCAACGCGAAGAACGGAATCTACCCGCGGCAAGCGAAGCAAGCTGCGGTCAATAGTGACTTTACTGCAGGTGATGATCCTGCTCGGAGTGAGCGCCTCGGTTGGAATAGCGCTTGGACTGTTTATAAATCTGTCTAACGCACTGCCGAAAGTCGGCGATTTCGAGGCTCCGGAAGCAACAATTATATATTCCAGCGACAATGTCATCCTCGGCAGGATCTACCGCGAGGACCGCACCAACGTCCCGCTTAACGACATTCCCAAAAATTTGCGCACTGCAACCGTTGCGATTGAGGACAAGAGGTTTTATCACCATTCCGGGATCGATATGAAGGGCGTCGCGCGCGCCATTTGGCAGAACGTTCGCGGCCAGCGGCTCGCCCAGGGCGGCAGCACCATCACCCAGCAGCTCGCCAGAAATGTATACCTCACCCAGCGTAAATCCCTGAACAGAAAAGTCCAGGAAGCAGTGCTCGCTATCCTGATGGAGCGCAACTTCACCAAGAGCAAGATACTGGAGTTGTATCTCAACCAGGTCTACTACGGCAGCGGAGCGTTTGGTGTGCAGGCTGCCTCACGAGTCTATTTCGGCAAGGATGTCGGCAGGCTCGATCTTTCGCAGTGCGCCATGCTTGCCGGTATGCCTCAAAAGCCTTCGGGATATTCTCCTCATGAGGATATAGAAGCGGCAGTCGGCAGGCGCAATGTGGTCCTGGATGCCATGGCCGAGCAGGGATATATCACTCCCGAGCAGAGGGACGAAGCTAAGGCGGAACGGCTGCATGTCGTAAGGCGGACCAAGGGTCGCAATACCTACAAGGCGCCGCATTTTGTCGATTACGTGACAAGGCAGTTGAGGGAAAAATATGGTGACGATGTCCTCTTCAAGGGCGGGCTAAGGGTCTACACAACCCTCAATTACAAGATGCAGGAGATAGCCGAGGATGCGCTGCGAAACGGAGTAAGGAGACATGAAAGGCTCCGCCATGTCAGTGAAGGCTGCTTTATTGCAATAGAGCCGGCCACAGGCTATGTACGCGCTATGGTCGGCAGTGTCGACCCGGCCAGCCAGTACAACCGCTGTGTCCAGGCCAAGCGGCAGCCGGGAAGCGCATTCAAGGCGTTTGTCTACACTGCGGCTTTGGCGGCAGGCATGAAGCCTTCAGACAGGATATTGGACGCTCCGGTCTCATACCCAAACGGCACGGGAGGCACGTGGAGACCTAAAAACTACGACAACAGATATCACGGCTGGGTGACTATGGAGTCGGCTGTGGCCAGGTCGATCAATATTCCTGCCATAAAAGTGGCCGAAAAAGTCGGTATAAACAACGTCATCAAATATGCCCAATTGATGGGTATAACGGCTCCGCTCGATCCGTATTTATCGACTGCGATTGGGGGTATTGGAGGGCTCAGGCCTATCGAGATCGCTTCGGCATATGGAACGTTTGCAAATAAAGGCATTCATGTCGAGCCATGCTCGGTAATCCGCGTGACCAACAGCCGCGGTGAGATTCTTCAGGACTACGCGCCGGAGGGCAACAGGGTCATATCCGAGCGAGTGAACTCCGATATGGACAAGATGCTCAGAGCGGTCGTCACCCGCAGTGGTGGGACAGGCTACGCGGTCAGAAGTATTCATGATGCCCGCGGCAAGACCGGCACCACCAACGACGACAGAGACGCCTGGTTTATAGGCTATGTCCCCGGCAAACTGGTTGCGGCATGCTGGGTCGGCAACGACAATAACGCCCCGATGAGGAGCGCCTTCGGCGGAATTGTCTGTGCGCCGATCTGGAAAGAGTTTATGAGCCAATCCTTGCCGATTTTCGACAAAATTCACCGGGACGAAAAGCAAGCCACTAACAGGGTAAAGATCAGCGACACTCCCAAGGATACTCCCAGGCGAGAGCAACCTGCCGATGATACGCGAAAAGACGAGACACCGAGTGAGAAGCAGACTCCTGATGTGACCGAAACCGATTCGGATGTTGTCACAGTCAGGCTCTGCGATGAGAGCCAGATGCTTGCGACCCGGTATTGCCCGGCCACACATACCGAAAAAATGCTTCGCGGCACAGAGCCGACTTCATATTGCACAATCCACTCACGCGCGCCACACGCCGAAAATACGCAGCGGCACACTGAACGCACAAACACTTCTTCGAGCACACAATACGTCACCGTGCTCATATGTAAGGATACGGGCCTGCTGGCGACACGCAACTGCCCGTCCGAGCGCAAACGGTTGCCTATCGACGAAGTGCCGACACAGGTGTGTACCGCGCACGGTCGCACGAGAGAATAG
- the mrdA gene encoding penicillin-binding protein 2, which produces MASRSEDRKLQLSRINTFAIIAVVLFLILIARLWYLQIALGDELMRASEANRMKLLRTRAPRGTVLDRKGRVLATSRPQFVVLATPDVLKKDKRAIRTLCTILAITPADLEDRLEMSMKKGEARPGSPVRVEVDVPLTTVARIGEMRMYLPGVSVELDNLRDYPDGDAVAHVMGYLGEISEERLAEAKKENKDYRPGDYVGKFGIEREYEDLLRGKDGGKQIEVNAMGRVVGILGEKRSIPGKTLKLTIDRDLQVAAERSLGRQTGAVVAISPKTGAVLAMVSKPSFDPNIFVKRIKRSDWDRITRERALQNRSVYNVYPPGSTFKPVMAIAGLVYHQCNKNTTVSCPGSFHFGRTFRCWKVHGGGVTFTRAIAESCDVWFYKLALRLGIDRMSKVAKEFGISQATGIDLPYESRYDDNHVGTMPSTEWKKKHFRTPELQKWYAGETPSCGIGQGYVEASPLQMAVAIAAVANKGKVYRPYLLDKVIDRDGKVIRCTKPHIKRQVNASAEDFELVRQAMRATVTRGTGRVCNIPGITVAAKTGSAENRGPAHAWFVCFAPVENPQIAIACIVEHGRHGASAAAPVCRAIMDVYFGKKKIGEIGQKKVSVSGD; this is translated from the coding sequence ATGGCAAGTAGATCTGAAGATCGCAAACTCCAGCTCTCGCGAATAAATACATTCGCCATAATTGCGGTTGTCCTTTTTCTGATTCTGATCGCGCGCCTGTGGTATTTGCAGATTGCTCTGGGTGACGAGTTGATGAGGGCATCCGAAGCAAACCGCATGAAACTCCTGCGCACCCGCGCGCCCAGAGGCACTGTCCTGGACCGCAAAGGCCGCGTGCTTGCCACAAGCCGCCCGCAGTTCGTGGTGCTGGCGACACCCGATGTCCTGAAGAAAGACAAGCGCGCAATACGCACGCTGTGCACAATCCTTGCGATTACTCCTGCAGATCTTGAGGACAGGCTCGAGATGAGCATGAAAAAGGGCGAGGCCAGGCCGGGCTCACCGGTCAGAGTCGAGGTAGATGTTCCGCTTACGACTGTTGCCCGTATAGGCGAAATGAGAATGTACCTGCCCGGTGTAAGCGTCGAGCTAGACAACCTTAGAGACTATCCTGACGGTGATGCAGTCGCCCATGTTATGGGTTACCTTGGTGAGATCAGCGAGGAGAGGCTGGCCGAAGCAAAAAAAGAAAATAAAGACTATCGGCCCGGTGATTATGTCGGAAAGTTCGGCATAGAGCGGGAGTACGAAGACCTGCTCCGTGGAAAAGACGGCGGCAAACAGATTGAAGTCAACGCGATGGGAAGGGTAGTCGGAATTCTCGGCGAGAAGCGGTCTATACCCGGCAAGACCCTAAAGCTCACAATCGACAGGGACCTGCAAGTGGCTGCTGAGCGGTCGCTTGGCAGGCAGACAGGCGCTGTGGTGGCGATCAGCCCCAAGACCGGCGCTGTGCTGGCAATGGTCAGCAAACCGTCGTTCGATCCCAATATCTTCGTTAAAAGAATCAAGCGCAGCGATTGGGACAGGATCACTCGCGAGCGGGCGCTCCAAAACAGAAGCGTCTACAATGTGTACCCTCCAGGTTCCACATTCAAGCCGGTCATGGCGATTGCCGGGCTGGTATATCATCAGTGCAACAAGAACACTACAGTAAGCTGCCCCGGTTCATTTCACTTCGGGCGCACATTCCGCTGCTGGAAGGTGCATGGTGGAGGGGTGACATTCACCAGGGCAATAGCAGAATCGTGCGATGTCTGGTTTTACAAACTGGCTCTGCGACTTGGTATAGACAGAATGTCAAAAGTAGCTAAGGAGTTCGGAATAAGCCAGGCGACAGGAATCGACCTGCCTTACGAAAGCCGGTATGACGACAATCACGTAGGCACAATGCCTTCGACCGAGTGGAAGAAAAAACACTTCAGAACCCCTGAGCTGCAGAAATGGTACGCGGGTGAGACTCCGAGCTGCGGTATAGGCCAGGGTTATGTCGAAGCCAGCCCCCTCCAGATGGCTGTTGCAATAGCGGCAGTTGCGAACAAGGGCAAGGTCTACAGGCCATATTTACTTGATAAAGTTATAGATCGAGACGGCAAGGTTATACGATGCACTAAACCTCACATAAAGCGTCAGGTCAACGCTTCGGCGGAAGATTTTGAGCTGGTCCGGCAGGCAATGCGTGCCACGGTAACCCGTGGGACGGGTCGAGTCTGTAATATTCCCGGCATCACAGTGGCCGCTAAGACCGGCTCAGCAGAGAACAGAGGGCCTGCGCATGCATGGTTTGTCTGCTTCGCCCCAGTGGAGAACCCTCAGATAGCAATCGCATGCATAGTAGAACACGGCCGCCATGGAGCCAGCGCCGCCGCGCCCGTCTGCCGTGCTATCATGGACGTTTACTTCGGCAAGAAGAAGATCGGCGAGATAGGTCAGAAGAAAGTCTCCGTAAGCGGAGACTGA
- a CDS encoding LptF/LptG family permease has translation MKLLDRLIWRELLGPFAFGVIAFTGVFFSGSYLLKLTTWVMNGMPLITAMEIVVLILPQIVVITLPMATLLAVLLGIGRLSSDSEVIAIFAGGMSLYRVVVPVITLGVLVSGGSILLNEVVAPYANLRSKELQAEVFKQEMPSDQPFSLVDEGTRSLIRVGGGIDTKSHMLRKITVVQNDSEGRPSILIYADHAIWAGMDNNPDNKYKWLLYDGYLQIGLGTDHPDLWNFQKSQTREIKIEKTPDQFALYQRDPEQMSFAELSQFVKYIKAHPDRTQQDINDLDVERWNKLALPISSLIFALLAAPLGIRPSRSGSSVGFGLSLLLILIYWIIWRYTSSLAIQGDLAPFVGAFTANVLGLAAGIVLLKKAAN, from the coding sequence ATGAAACTCCTGGACAGACTGATCTGGCGTGAACTGCTGGGCCCGTTCGCCTTTGGCGTGATCGCATTCACCGGCGTATTCTTCAGCGGCTCTTACCTGCTCAAGCTCACCACTTGGGTTATGAACGGTATGCCCCTTATCACAGCCATGGAAATTGTTGTGTTGATCCTGCCGCAGATTGTGGTGATCACCTTACCCATGGCGACCCTGCTCGCAGTGCTTTTAGGTATAGGCCGGTTATCCAGCGACAGCGAAGTAATCGCGATATTTGCCGGTGGTATGAGTCTGTATCGGGTTGTAGTGCCAGTCATCACGCTTGGCGTTTTGGTCAGCGGTGGTTCCATATTGCTTAACGAAGTCGTGGCTCCATATGCCAATTTGAGGAGCAAAGAGCTCCAGGCGGAGGTATTCAAACAGGAGATGCCTTCGGACCAGCCCTTCAGCCTGGTTGACGAAGGCACCAGGTCGCTTATCAGAGTCGGCGGCGGGATTGATACAAAAAGCCACATGCTCAGAAAGATAACGGTTGTGCAAAATGACAGCGAGGGGCGTCCGTCTATTCTCATTTATGCCGATCATGCCATATGGGCCGGAATGGACAACAACCCCGATAATAAATATAAGTGGCTGCTCTATGACGGCTATCTGCAGATAGGCCTGGGCACGGACCATCCTGACCTCTGGAATTTCCAAAAGTCTCAGACCAGAGAGATCAAGATAGAGAAGACTCCGGACCAGTTCGCGCTTTATCAGAGAGACCCGGAGCAGATGAGCTTTGCTGAACTCTCTCAATTCGTAAAGTATATAAAGGCTCATCCGGACAGAACACAACAAGATATCAACGACCTCGATGTCGAGCGCTGGAACAAACTCGCCCTGCCTATTTCCAGCCTGATATTTGCTCTTCTGGCTGCCCCGCTTGGGATCAGGCCCAGCAGAAGCGGTTCGTCTGTGGGCTTCGGTCTCAGCCTTTTGCTCATACTCATATATTGGATAATATGGCGCTATACGTCTTCACTGGCCATCCAGGGCGATCTGGCCCCGTTTGTCGGCGCGTTTACAGCCAATGTGCTCGGCCTTGCCGCAGGCATCGTGCTCCTAAAGAAAGCAGCCAATTAA